One genomic region from Quercus robur chromosome 4, dhQueRobu3.1, whole genome shotgun sequence encodes:
- the LOC126722829 gene encoding uncharacterized protein LOC126722829, with protein MAGEPRKRNLSLYYHYHQDHGHTTDNCKNLWDHLEQLVREGKLKQLLHHSSGRASQAGSEVRGDASSRLPLGTINVIFTAPGRTGSCPSRVLSVSRSPAEDHSQALKRAKRRVPLILGFSDEDMVGTIQPHKDALVVTLRISGYDVRRVMVDQGSAVDVMYPDLYKGLGLKPEDLTAYNSPLVSFEGKLVTPMGLIRLPVQSGTDVVEVDFIVVDVFSPYTAIVGRPWLHTLKAVSSTLHQKVKYPSGDQVLEIVGSQAAARQCLVAAIQHQPEAETSATADNEL; from the coding sequence atggcggGAGAGCCTAGAAAACGCAACCTGAGTTTGTATTACCAttatcatcaggatcatgggcaCACGACGGACAACTGCAAGAATTTATGGGACCACTTGGAACAGTTGGTCCGTGAAGGGAAATTaaagcaactcttgcatcacTCCAGCGGAAGGGCGAGCCAAGCAGGTTCTGAGGTGCGTGGGGACGCTTCATCAAGGCTCCCCCTGGGTACGATTAACGTTATCTTTACGGCCCCGGGAAGGACTGGATCTTGCCCTTCCAGAGTGTTGTCGGTGTCCCGATCCCCGGCCGAGGATCATTCTCAAGCATTGAAGAGAGCCAAGAGGCGTGTCCccttgattttgggtttttcagaTGAGGATATGGTTGGGACCATACAGCCCCATAAGGATGCTCTGGTGGTAACGTTGAGGATTAGCGGGTACGATGTCAGAAGAGTGATGGTTGATCAGGGAAGCGCTGTGGATGTGATGTATCCTGACTTGTACAAAGGGCTAGGTTTGAAGCCAGAGGACTTAACGGCCTATAATTCTCCCCTAGTAAGTTTTGAGGGAAAGTTGGTCACTCCCATGGGGCTAATCAGGCTGCCCGTGCAGTCAGGTACGGATGTGGTGGAAGTGGACTTTATTGTCGTGGATGTTTTTTCTCCGTACACGGCTATTGtgggcagaccttggcttcacaCCCTTAAAGCGGTTTCGTCCACTCTACATCAAAAGGTGAAGTACCCATCCGGAGACCAAGTGCTGGAAATAGTAGGGAGTCAGGCGGCTGCTCGACAGTGCCTAGTAGCGGCTATACAACACCAGCCAGAAGCAGAAACCTCGGCTACGGCCGACAATGAGTTATAG
- the LOC126722828 gene encoding uncharacterized protein LOC126722828, giving the protein MAIHSRDDALMCKIFPLSLGPTAMRWFNGLRANSVGSFKTLTRAFGARFITCSRTPRPLESLLTLSMREGETLKSYSDRYWEMFNEIEGKNDPVAITTFKAGLPTDHYLRKSLTGKPVTSVRQLMDRIDKYRRVEEDQLQGKGKAKVIP; this is encoded by the coding sequence ATGGCTATTCACTCCAGGGATGATGCTTTGATGTGCAAGATTTTTCCATTGAGTTTGGGTCCAacggcgatgaggtggttcaatggctTAAGGGCCAATTCTGTTGGATCTTTCAAAACACTAACTCGGGCTTTTGGTGCTCGCTTTATTACATGCAGCCGGACTCCTCGGCCTTTGGAATCCTTGTTGACTTTGTCTATGCGAGAGGGCGAGACTCTCAAAAGTTACTCGGAtaggtactgggaaatgtttaacGAAATAGAGGGAAAGAATGATCCCGTGGCTATAACCACTTTCAAAGCTGGTCTCCCAACTGATCACTATTTGAGGAAATCCTTGACCGGTAAACCTGTCACTAGTGTGCGCCAGCTGATGGACAGAATAGATAAGTACAGAAGGGTAGAGGAAGATCAACTTCAGGGGAAAGGAAAGGCCAAGGTGATCCcttag